In Tenebrio molitor chromosome 6, icTenMoli1.1, whole genome shotgun sequence, one genomic interval encodes:
- the bbx gene encoding uncharacterized protein bbx translates to MNYLTMNSAYVKTHTNYIPETQPRGLHLPYRSQVTENNNQITTNGDKTIQEVWSKYKFDTSSVTATVGDYNRTWATTEEVAEPEKIEEEVKVEEDEEEEAPKEKEEETSPSHHARRPMNAFLIFCKKHRPIVREKFPSLENRGVTRILGEWWALLDENDKAPYTGLAKEYKDAFLSANPDFKWYKLPAPPLRTLNVRPTSTHKVQSPVSSPTHHLTESEFTPGKLADESQLGSLTSLMNNFAPTKTAKSNENNNNIEEKDGADQNYEISPKSPVNLIKTTLPPKPFKKRTFDKCPDNNNKNVVRNILQNDISEQHHDGSNMTNQDLMDKVVDKIFTKPEDFERKEVRKSGRQCKGKRYEKFMVEGRLLGNKRDAKLTSQRSSIETELNMKLDSKPEPETPNLDHTIKRLAERTNMKGVLEQQKSEERIRTVSESSHDANFNLNQRISNLPSLSYDVFHQRKKDSKKRKNRIRSDSESKSKVAKLAKNDEQQPVGSKKRKNKQSITHLKEESVGCDLLALATLAEVAANTEKINSDSSLSVA, encoded by the exons ATGAACTACTTAACGATGAACAGCGCTTACGTAAAAACGCACACCAATTACATCCCCGAGACGCAGCCTCGGGGTCTGCATCTACCCTACAGAAGTCAAGTTACCGAGAACAATAATCAAATCACGACCAACGGCGACAAGACCATACAAGAGGTGTGGTCCAAGTACAAGTTCGACACGAGTAGTGTGACTGCGACGGTCGGCGACTACAACAGAACTTGGGCGACCACGGAGGAGGTCGCGGAACCGGAGAAAATCGAGGAGGAGGTGAAAGTTGAGGAAGATGAGGAAGAGGAGGCGCCCAAAGAAAAGGAGGAGGAGACGTCGCCGTCGCACCACGCCCGGCGGCCGATGAACGCCTTCCTCATCTTCTGCAAGAAGCACAGGCCGATCGTGAGGGAGAAGTTCCCCAGTTTGGAGAACCGAGGGGTGACGAGGATTTTAGGCGAGTGGTGGGCCCTCCTCGACGAGAACGACAAAGCCCCCTACACCGGCCTAGCCAAAGAG TacaaagatgcctttttgtcCGCCAATCCCGACTTCAAATGGTACAAACTTCCAGCACCCCCGCTCAGGACCTTGAACGTGAGGCCCACGAGCACCCACAAAGTCCAATCGCCAGTTTCTAGTCCCACTCACCATTTAACCGAATCAGAGTTTACCCCCGGCAAGTTGGCCGACGAGTCGCAACTGGGCAGTTTGACGTCACTGATGAACAACTTCGCCCCGACAAAGACAGCCAAATCAAACGAGAATAACAATAATATAGAAGAGAAGGACGGCGCCGATCAAAACTACGAAATCTCGCCGAAGAGCCCagtcaatttaattaaaacaactcTACCTCCCAAGCCATTCAAGAAAAGGACATTCGACAAATGTCCAGACAATAACAACAAGAATGTAGTCCGAAACATATTACAGAACGACATATCCGAGCAGCATCATGATGGCTCCAACATGACAAACCAAGATCTGATGGACAAGGTCGTCGACAAGATCTTCACCAAACCGGAGGACTTTGAACGCAAAGAG GTACGGAAGTCCGGAAGGCAGTGCAAGGGCAAGCGCTACGAGAAGTTCATGGTGGAGGGCCGTTTGTTGGGCAACAAGCGCGACGCCAAGCTGACCTCCCAGCGGAGCTCGATCGAAACCGAGCTGAACATGAAGCTGGACAGCAAACCCGAACCAGAAACACCAAATCTAGATCACACCATCAAGCGTCTAGCCGAGAGGACCAACATGAAGGGCGTGTTAGAGCAGCAGAAGAGCGAGGAGCGGATACGAACCGTCTCGGAGAGCAGCCACGACGCCAACTTCAACCTGAACCAGAGGATCAGCAACCTGCCGAGTCTGAGCTACGACGTGTTCCACCAGCGGAAGAAAGACAGCAAGAAGAGGAAGAACAGGATACGGTCGGATAGCGAGTCGAAGAGTAAGGTGGCGAAGCTGGCGAAGAACGACGAACAGCAGCCGGTCGGCTCCAAGAAGAGGAAAAACAAGCAGAGCATCACGCATTTGAAGGAGGAGAGCGTCGGCTGCGATCTCCTGGCGCTGGCTACTCTAGCCGAGGTGGCGGCTAACACCGAGAAGATCAACTCGGACTCGAGCCTTTCAGTCGCTTAA
- the Rpt3 gene encoding 26S proteasome regulatory subunit 6B yields the protein MDVMDVVVPEKDEGSPAEVKPNLQDTDMEDLYTKYKKLQQMLEFLEVQEEYIKDEQRNLKKEYLHAQEEVKRIQSVPLVIGQFLEAVDQNTGIVGSTTGSNYYVRILSTIDRELLKPSASVALHKHSNALVDVLPPEADSSISMLQADEKPDVQYSDIGGMDMQKQEIREAVELPLTHFELYKQIGIDPPRGVLMYGPPGCGKTMLAKAVAHHTTAAFIRVVGSEFVQKYLGEGPRMVRDVFRLAKENSPAIIFIDEIDAIATKRFDAQTGADREVQRILLELLNQMDGFDQTTNVKVIMATNRADTLDPALLRPGRLDRKIEFPLPDRRQKRLIFSTITSKMNLSEEVDLEDFVARPDRISGADINAICQEAGMHAVRENRYIVLPKDFEKGYKNNIKKDESEHEFYK from the exons ATGGACGTGATGGATGTTGTGGTTCCTGAAAAG GATGAAGGTAGCCCCGCGGAGGTCAAACCCAACTTGCAGGACACCGATATGGAGGATCTCTACACGAAATACAAGAAATTGCAGCAGATGCTTGAGTTCCTCGAGGTCCAGGAGGAGTACATCAAGGATGAACAGCGCAACTTGAAAAAGGAGTATCTGCACGCCCAGGAGGAGGTAAAGCGGATACAGTCGGTCCCGTTGGTGATTGGGCAGTTTCTTGAAGCTGTGGATCAGAACACTGGAATTGTTgg GTCCACTACCGGCTCTAATTACTACGTCCGCATCCTGTCCACCATCGACCGCGAGCTCCTCAAACCCTCCGCCAGCGTGGCTTTGCACAAGCACAGCAACGCCCTCGTCGATGTTCTACCCCCTGAAGCCGACTCGTCCATAAGCATGCTCCAAGCGGACGAGAAACCGGACGTCCAATACAGCGACATCGGCGGCATGGACATGCAGAAACAAGAGATCCGCGAAGCCGTGGAGCTCCCTCTGACACACTTCGAATTGTACAAGCAAATCGGCATCGATCCTCCTCGCGGGGTACTCATGTACGGACCACCCGGTTGCGGAAAAACTATGTTAGCCAAAGCAGTAGCCCACCACACCACTGCAGCTTTCATCAGAGTCGTCGGATCGGAATTCGTGCAAAAGTACCTGGGGGAGGGTCCCAGAATGGTCCGCGACGTCTTCAGACTAGCCAAAGAGAACTCGCCCGCCATCATCTTCATCGACGAGATCGACGCCATCGCCACCAAGAGATTCGACGCCCAAACTGGAGCGGACAGAGAGGTCCAAAGAATTCTGCTGGAGTTGTTGAACCAAATGGACGGATTCGATCAGACCACCAACGTCAAGGTCATAATGGCGACCAACAGGGCTGACACGCTGGATCCGGCGCTGTTGAGGCCAGGGAGGTTGGACAGAAAGATCGAGTTTCCGTTGCCGGACAGGAGGCAGAAGAGGTTGATTTTCAGCACGATTACGTCAAAGATGAATCTTTCAGAAGAA gttGATCTGGAAGATTTTGTTGCAAGACCTGATCGCATCTCTGGGGCTGATATTAACGCGATTTGTCAAGAGGCAGGAATGCACGCGGTCAGAGAAAATCGCTACATCGTTTTGCCCAAAGATTTCGAAAAAGGATATaagaataatattaaaaaggATGAGAGCGAACACGAGttctacaaataa
- the Aasdh gene encoding beta-alanine-activating enzyme: MKMRPTNQTAIILSDCGEVISALSYEDVQNNQNLVSDFVSKHLTEKHLCVGLKMTHNIYIPSIVLSLQELQHAFIFLPTEGNESQSIINDLGLVWVLSFTSSDKCEATLALNGHKLILEKHLSQKKKYENIFYVIRTSGTTGQNKFVRVGKHCIESNVKSLSKIFDVKSTDTIFFGTPLTFDPSMIELLLALHNNACLLITSPNNHVNPARLHQTLFHPQNGVSVLQIVPSLFQRWSQTQIESILVNPRLRVLAFGGEFFPRSVLEYKKSDGLKIFNLYGITEVSCWATACETTGEELDEVALGHALEDTVVELRDEKGGKVTNGEGEIYIGSENRMCFVDDESVHLQKVIFRATGDMAYVNERGLFYKGRKNDVFKRLGHKLHLSKIEEMIKNETGLDNKCVWCRTQSKLLAFFVIGSFDKNTKDKILDKVKIKMLHTLPRHCFPDYVDIVRKCPITSHGKTDKKALESLFLHRNRPDKRSVIDTFTSLICQYFGFDLNQLSKIQKNTFFEIGGNSILAVQLLNEFRDELGGECPPDLVTALFEKDLKACFDSARLVTLAPSRKRPQTPKTDTNCVLKKSKNEVALTIAWKHNLEACVDSSPLVFHHKSRALVAVGSFSHIFAVLDTCTGEKVAKFVLPDVVEGQPCLSPCGNFLYVGCFDGKMYCLDFTSNEVKWSYATAERIKCKPALCRESTAIVFGSYDKQVHCVAILDGSPVWTTLVSESIVSAPLVQNSKIYIATICGTCLCLSETTGTILWTYKSPSPIFGAPCTLSDSILWPNVHGNIISLSAEGHKNWNCECQGHLYSSLVRYKNSAIFGCHDRNLYALRVEDGVPKTEVIAGLGDILTTPCICEDRVVVAGNSGHLFVVDLEGGLMGRLRLPGQIFSSVVTLEGRMFVGCRDNNLYCVVTNKT; the protein is encoded by the exons ATGAAAATGAGGCCCACAAATCAAACGGCGATCATTCTCAGCGATTGCGGTGAGGTTATTAGTGCACTGAGTTACGAAGATGTTCAGAACAATCAAAATCTTGTGTCAGATTTTGTTTCCAAACATTTAACGGAGAAGCACCTGTGTGTGGGTCTGAAAATGACCCACAACATCTACATACCTTCAATTGTGTTAAG TTTGCAGGAGTTGCAACACGCGTTTATTTTTCTACCCACTGAAGGAAATGAGTCACAATCGATCATAAATGATTTGGGGCTAGTGTGGGTCTTGTCTTTTACTTCCAGTGACAAATGTGAGGCTACACTCGCATTGAACGGTCATAAACTCATCTTAGAAAAGCATCTctctcagaaaaaaaaatatgagaaTATTTTTTACGTAATCAGAACTTCTGGCACCACAGGCCAAAACAAATTTGTCAGGGTTGGAAAACACTGTATTGAAAGTAACGTGAAAAGTctcagtaaaatttttgatgtCAAATCGACCGACACGATTTTTTTCGGCACCCCCTTAACTTTTGATCCTTCAATGATTGAGTTGTTGTTGGCTCTGCACAACAACGCCTGTCTGTTGATTACTTCCCCAAACAATCACGTCAACCCTGCTCGTTTGCATCAGACACTTTTCCACCCCCAAAATGGAGTTAGCGTTCTACAAATTGTTCCGTCGTTGTTTCAAAGGTGGTCTCAAACACAAATCGAGAGTATTCTCGTAAATCCTCGCTTGAGAGTTCTCGCTTTTGGGGGTGAATTCTTCCCTCGATCTGTACTAGAGTACAAAAAATCGGATGgactgaaaatttttaacttgTACGGAATAACTGAAGTTTCGTGTTGGGCCACTGCTTGCGAGACAACGGGCGAAGAACTAGATGAGGTGGCTCTCGGTCATGCACTAGAGGACACTGTAGTGGAATTGAGGGATGAGAAAGGGGGAAAAGTCACGAATGGGGAAGGCGAAATTTACATCGGAAGCGAGAATCGCATGTGCTTTGTCGACGACGAATCAGTTCACTTGCAGAAGGTTATTTTTCGGGCCACTGGTGACATGGCGTATGTGAATGAAAGAGGACTTTTCTACAAGGGGCGTAAAAACGACGTTTTCAAGCGTTTGGGGCACAAATTACACTTGTCGAAAATCGAAGAGATGATCAAGAACGAAACGGGACTAGACAATAAATGTGTTTGGTGCAGGACACAGTCGAAATTGTTAGCGTTTTTTGTGATCGGAAGTTTCGACAAAAACaccaaagataaaatattagataaggtcaaaataaaaatgttacacACTCTACCGCGACATTGTTTCCCTGATTACGTCGATATCGTTCGAAAATGTCCGATCACCTCTCACGGCAAAACAGATAAAAAAGCACTAGAATCGCTATTTTTACATAGAAATCGACCCGATAAGAGAAGTGTTATCGACACTTTCACCTCTCTAATCTGTCAATATTttggttttgatttaaatcaattaagtaaaatccaaaaaaacacatttttcgaaatCGGTGGCAACTCGATCCTTGCCGTTCAACTCCTCAACGAATTTAGAGACGAACTGGGGGGCGAGTGTCCCCCAGACTTAGTCACGGCGCTCTTCGAAAAGGACCTAAAGGCGTGTTTCGACAGCGCTCGACTCGTCACACTCGCACCCTCCAGGAAAAGACCCCAAACGCCTAAAACCGACACAAACTGTGTCctgaaaaaatccaaaaacgaGGTAGCACTGACGATCGCGTGGAAACACAACTTGGAAGCGTGCGTCGACTCTTCTCCCCTCGTTTTTCATCACAA AAGTAGAGCGTTGGTCGCTGTTGGCAGCTTTTCTCACATCTTTGCAGTTCTGGACACCTGCACTGGCGAAAAAGTGGCGAAATTTGTTCTCCCTGACGTTGTCGAAGGCCAACCGTGCTTGTCTCCTTGCGGAAACTTCTTGTACGTTGGTTGCTTCGATGGCAAGATGTACTGTCTTGATTTCACGAGCAACGAAGTCAAGTGGAGTTACGCCACCGCGGAGAGGATAAAATGCAAACCTGCTTTGTGTCGAGAGTCTACAGCAATAGTTTTTGGCTCCTACGACAAACAAGTCCACTGCGTCGCCATTTTG gaCGGGTCTCCAGTTTGGACAACGCTTGTTTCTGAAAGCATCGTGTCCGCTCCTCTTGTCCAAAACTCCAAAATATACATCGCCACGATCTGTGGGACGTGTCTGTGCCTGTCTGAAACCACCGGAACTATCCTGTGGACGTACAAAAGCCCGAGTCCCATTTTTGGAGCCCCTTGCACCCTCTCCGACTCGATCCTGTGGCCCAACGTCCACGGAAACATCATTTCTTTGAGCGCCGAAGGCCACAAAAACTGGAACTGCGAGTGTCAAGGTCACTTGTACTCTTCTCTAGTGCGTTACAAAAATTCGGCAATATTCGGGTGTCATGACAGAAACTTGTACGCACTGCGAGTGGAAGATGGCGTCCCCAAGACTGAAGTGATCGCGGGCTTGGGTGACATTTTGACAACACCTTGTATATGTGAGGATCGGGTAGTCGTCGCGGGTAACTCAGGGCACCTATTTGTCGTGGATTTGGAGGGAGGTTTGATGGGAAGGTTGCGGCTTCCGGGTCAGATATTTTCGTCGGTGGTGACGCTCGAGGGGAGGATGTTTGTGGGATGTCGAGACAACAACTTGTATTGTGTCGTGACTAATAAAACTTAA
- the Gdi gene encoding rab GDP dissociation inhibitor alpha translates to MDEEYDAIVLGTGLKECILSGMLSVSGKKVLHVDRNKYYGGESASICPLEELFTKFGAPAPDDSYGRGRDWNVDLIPKFLMANGQLVKLLIHTGVTRYLEFKSVEGSYVYKGGKISKVPVDQKEALASDLMGMFEKRRFRNFLIYVQDFQQDDPKTWKDFDPSTADMQALYDKFGLDKNTQDFTGHALALFRDDEYLKRPAIDTIKRIKLYSDSLARYGKSPYLYPMYGLGELPQGFARLSAIYGGTYMLDKPIDEIVVGEGGKVVGVRSGDEVAKCKQVYCDPTYVPDRVRKKGRVVRCICLMDHPISNTRDALSTQIIIPQKQVGRNSDIYVSLVSYTHQVAAKGWFIAMVSTTVETDNPENEIKPGLELLGPVRQKFISVSDYYEPTDEGLQSQIFISQSYDATTHFETTCLDVLDIFKRGTGEEFDFSKIKHELGDEEQ, encoded by the exons ATGGATGAAGAATACGATGCCATCGTGTTGGGCACCGGCCTAAAAGAGTGCATCTTGAGCGGGATGTTGTCCGTGTCGGGCAAGAAGGTCCTCCACGTAGATAGGAACAAGTACTACGGCGGCGAGTCGGCATCCATCTGCCCGTTGGAGGAGCTGTTCACCAAGTTCGGCGCGCCGGCCCCCGACGATAGCTACGGCCGCGGCAGGGACTGGAACGTCGACCTCATCCCCAAGTTCCTGATGGCCAACGGGCAGCTCGTCAAGTTGCTGATCCACACGGGCGTCACTCGCTACTTGGAGTTCAAATCGGTCGAAGGCAGCTACGTCTACAAAGGAGGCAAAATTTCAAAG GTCCCCGTCGACCAGAAGGAGGCGCTCGCGTCCGATCTGATGGGAATGTTCGAGAAGCGCAGATTCAGGAATTTCCTTATCTACGTCCAGGACTTCCAGCAGGACGACCCCAAGACATGGAAGGACTTTGACCCCTCTACTGCTGACATGCAAGCTCTCTATGATAAATTCGGGTTAGACAAGAATACTCAAGACTTTACAGGGCACGCGCTGGCGTTGTTCAGGGACGACGAGTACTTGAAGCGCCCCGCTATCGACACCATCAAGCGGATCAAGCTCTATTCCGACTCTCTTGCCAGATACGGGAAATCGCCCTACTTGTACCCCATGTACGGGCTAGGGGAGCTGCCACAAG GCTTCGCTCGGCTGTCGGCCATCTACGGGGGCACGTACATGCTGGACAAGCCGATCGACGAGATCGTGGTAGGCGAGGGAGGAAAAGTCGTGGGGGTGCGTTCGGGCGACGAGGTGGCCAAGTGCAAGCAAGTCTACTGCGACCCGACGTACGTCCCCGATAGGGTGCGCAAGAAGGGGCGCGTGGTGCGCTGCATCTGCTTGATGGACCACCCCATATCGAACACGCGAGACGCCCTCTCGACCCAGATCATCATTCCACAGAAACAAGTCGGGAGAAACTCCGACATCTACGTTTCTCTAGTGAGCTACACCCATCAGGTGGCGGCCAAGGGTTGGTTCATCGCGATGGTGTCGACCACGGTCGAGACGGACAACCCCGAGAACGAGATCAAGCCGGGGCTGGAACTGCTGGGGCCGGTCCGCCAGAAGTTCATCTCGGTGTCGGACTACTACGAGCCGACCGATGAGGGACTGCAGTCGCAGATCTTCATCTCGCAATCGTACGACGCTACGACTCATTTCGAGACAACATGTTTGGACGTGCTGGACATCTTCAAGCGCGGAACGGGAGAAGAGTTCGACTTCTCCAAGATCAAGCACGAGTTAGGAGACGAAGAACAATAA
- the Ype gene encoding protein yippee-like 5, whose protein sequence is MGRIFLEHMGGSRLFSCARCDTNLTNRSELISTRFTGATGRAFLFSRVVNLTYSEVQDRVMLTGRHMVRDVSCKACEAKLGWMYEFATEENQRYKEGRVILERALVTESDGMEERAYNDRQH, encoded by the exons ATGGGGCGAATTTTCCTCGAACATATGGGGGGCAGCCGCCTCTTCTCTTGCGCCAGATGCGACACGAATCTAACGAATCGATCCGAACTGATCAGCACGAGATTCACGGGGGCTACGGGTCGAGCCTTCCTCTTCAGTCGAGTGGTCAATTTGACGTACAGTGAAGTACAAGACAGAGTTATGCTGACGGGACGTCATATG GTGAGGGATGTTTCGTGCAAGGCATGTGAAGCCAAACTGGGGTGGATGTATGAATTTGCCACTGAAGAGAATCAGAGATATAAAGAAGGCAGGGTAATTCTCGAGAGGGCTCTAGTCACAGAGAGCGACGGCATGGAGGAGAGGGCCTACAACGATAGGCAACACTAG